A region of Leclercia adecarboxylata DNA encodes the following proteins:
- the acpP gene encoding acyl carrier protein produces MSTIEERVKKIIGEQLGVKQEEVTNNASFVEDLGADSLDTVELVMALEEEFDTEIPDEEAEKITTVQAAIDYINGHQA; encoded by the coding sequence ATGAGCACTATCGAAGAACGCGTTAAGAAAATTATCGGCGAACAGCTGGGCGTTAAGCAGGAAGAAGTGACCAACAATGCTTCTTTCGTTGAAGACCTGGGCGCAGATTCTCTTGACACCGTTGAGCTGGTAATGGCTCTGGAAGAAGAGTTTGATACTGAGATTCCGGACGAAGAAGCTGAGAAAATCACCACCGTTCAGGCTGCCATTGATTACATCAACGGTCACCAGGCGTAA
- the fabF gene encoding beta-ketoacyl-ACP synthase II, whose protein sequence is MSKRRVVVTGLGMLSPVGNTVESTWNALLAGQSGISLIDHFDTSAYATKFAGLVKDFNCEEIISRKEQRKMDAFIQYGIVAGVQAMQDSGLEITEENATRIGAAIGSGIGGLGLIEENHTSLVNGGPRKISPFFVPSTIVNMVAGHLTIMFGLRGPSISIATACTSGVHNIGQAARMIAYGDADAMVAGGAEKASTPLGVGGFGAARALSTRNDNPQAASRPWDKDRDGFVLGDGAGMVVLEEYEHAKKRGAKIYAEVVGFGMSSDAYHMTSPPENGAGAALAMVNAIRDAGIEPGQIGYVNAHGTSTPAGDIAEAQAVKSVFGEAASRVMVSSTKSMTGHLLGAAGAVESIYSILALRDQAVPPTINLDNPDEGCDLDFVPHEARQVSGMEYTLCNSFGFGGTNGSLIFKKV, encoded by the coding sequence GTGTCTAAGCGTCGTGTAGTTGTGACCGGACTTGGCATGTTATCTCCTGTCGGCAATACCGTAGAGTCCACCTGGAACGCTCTCCTTGCCGGTCAGAGTGGCATTAGCCTAATCGACCATTTCGATACTAGCGCCTATGCAACGAAATTTGCTGGCTTAGTAAAGGATTTTAACTGTGAAGAGATCATCTCGCGCAAAGAACAGCGCAAGATGGATGCCTTCATTCAATATGGAATTGTCGCTGGCGTTCAGGCCATGCAGGATTCTGGCCTTGAAATTACGGAAGAGAACGCAACCCGTATCGGCGCCGCTATCGGCTCCGGGATTGGCGGTCTTGGCCTGATTGAGGAAAACCATACCTCTCTGGTGAATGGTGGTCCGCGTAAAATCAGCCCGTTCTTCGTTCCGTCAACGATTGTTAACATGGTGGCAGGTCACCTGACCATCATGTTCGGCCTGCGTGGCCCAAGCATTTCAATTGCCACGGCCTGTACGTCTGGTGTGCATAACATCGGTCAGGCAGCGCGTATGATTGCCTATGGCGATGCTGATGCGATGGTCGCCGGTGGCGCAGAAAAAGCCAGCACCCCATTGGGCGTGGGCGGTTTCGGCGCAGCGCGTGCCCTGTCTACCCGCAACGATAATCCGCAGGCGGCAAGCCGTCCGTGGGATAAAGACCGTGATGGCTTTGTGCTGGGTGACGGTGCAGGTATGGTCGTACTGGAAGAGTACGAGCACGCGAAAAAACGCGGCGCGAAAATTTATGCAGAAGTCGTCGGCTTCGGCATGAGCAGCGATGCCTATCACATGACCTCTCCACCGGAAAACGGTGCAGGTGCTGCGCTGGCGATGGTTAACGCTATCCGTGACGCGGGTATCGAGCCGGGTCAGATTGGCTATGTGAATGCGCACGGTACCTCTACGCCTGCGGGCGATATCGCAGAAGCGCAGGCGGTTAAGTCTGTGTTTGGCGAGGCAGCCAGCCGCGTAATGGTCAGCTCCACCAAATCCATGACCGGCCACCTGCTGGGTGCGGCGGGTGCAGTAGAGTCTATCTACTCCATCCTGGCACTGCGCGACCAGGCCGTTCCGCCAACCATCAACCTGGATAACCCGGATGAAGGTTGCGATCTGGACTTCGTTCCACACGAAGCACGCCAGGTCAGCGGAATGGAGTACACCCTGTG